The genomic segment CGACACTGCAGCCCCTGTCATCATGCGCGCAGCGCAGAAGGGCATCCTGCACAAGAACACCGCGTCGCGTAAGGTTTCGCGTCTTGCTATTCGCGTGAAGGCACTCTGATTTCAGACTGCGATCGCGTCTATCATTAGAATGGATTGAGAAGCCTGGATCGAAAGATCCAGGCTTCTTGTTTTGTGATTGTCACTTCGTCGTCACGCGGCATTTGCAACGCGCATTTCATCGAGCAAATAATCTTTCAAAGAATCAGCGTTTTGGGCCCCAAGATTTCTGTGTTCTCGGTGTGAGCCTGTTGCGAGAGTGACTCTGCCGCAGCAACATCTCGTGCGACGTTCTCAGCGCGTCAATTGCGACGGAAATGCGTAAATTTCTTGTCGCGCGGAATCAGCCATTTATCCGCGTCAATCTAAAAGCCGCACACGCTTGAATATTTATTTCAGCCCGCGCCTCGGCTTTATGTTGCGTGTTGTTCACAGCAGTGAATAAGTTGATCCAACGGCGCGGGCATGCTGCACGAGAATGTTCATCGCTCGGTAGCGGACAAAACATTTCAGCAAGAGTTTAAAGAGGCAGACGCGTGTCGTTGGAACGTGCAAGTGATGACTGTTGCCGGCTCGGGACAAGCCGGCAGCGGGGGCCAAACAAATGCAGATCAACTGCAAACGGAGACGGGGACATGGCGGCGAACTTTCATTTAACCATTTATCGTTTCGAACGTACTGCGCTTTCAGCTTTGCCGAGTTCGCTCGCGTTTAGGTCTTGACGCCGAACATCATTCGTAGCTGATCGCTTCTCAATTTCAGCACAGAAACCAATCATCATCACCGTGCGTTGCCGTCTGGCTATGCCAGGCGCAAGACGGATATTCTTTGGACATCGCCATGACACTCAACTCGCAACCCGCCTCAGATCACCACGCGCTTCGTCAAGCCGGCGAAACACCGCCGCGTGGCGAAACGAGTGTTGCCTGGGAACGCGTCTGCCAGCGTCTGCGCAGCGAAGTCGGCAAGGACATTTATAATTCCTGGTTCGCGCGCCTCGAATTCGAGCGCATGAACGACACGACGCTGTTTTGCACGGTGCCGACCAAATTTCTCAAAAGCTGGATTCAGTCGCACTATCTTGAGCGCCTGACGTTCGCGGTGAGCGCCGAATTCCCCGGCATGACCCATGTCCTCGTCGACGTGCGCTCAAGCGCGCGACGCCCGGTTCTTGTCGGCCAGCCGCAGAACGCGATTGGACTCGTTGGAGATTCGCACAACGACGTATCGCCTGTGCGCAGCAGCGGCGCTGTCGCGCCGACGGTACGGCGCATCGATACCGCGCCTGCGGAAGTCGAAGTCAACGACGCCTTCGCCGGCGCGCCGCTCGACAAGCACCTCACCTTCGATTCCTTTATCGTCGGCATGCCCAATCAGCTCGCCCATGCGGCCGCGCAGAAGGTCTCGCGCAGTTCGCGCGACGAACCGACGCAGTTCAATCCGCTCTACATTTATTCCTCGGTCGGCCTCGGCAAGACCCATCTACTGCAGGCGATCGCCCATTCGGCCAGCGCCAATGGACAGAAGGTCATTTACCTGACCGCCGAGCGCTTCATGTACAGCTTCGTCGCGGCGCTGCGCACGCAGACGGCGATCCAGTTTAAAGAGAAGCTGCGCGGCATCGATACGCTGGTCATCGACGACGTGCAGTTCCTGCGCGGCAAATCGATTCCGCAGGAGTTCTGCCACACGCTGAACGCGCTGATCGATGCGCGCCGCCAAGTGGTGATCGCCGCCGATCGGCCGCCGTCAGACCTGGAGACGATCGACGAGCGCACCCGCTCGCGCCTGGCCGGTGGCCTGTGCGTGCAGATGCGTCCGTTCGACGAGAACCTGCGCCTCAAGATGGTCGAATCGCTTGTCGCAACAGCCAAGACCGCGCATCCGAGCTTCAACGTGCCGGAAAGCGTCTTCAAATATGTCGCCAACGCCATTCAGACCAATGGCCGCGATCTCGACGGCGCCATCAACCGGCTCATCGCCCATTCGACCTTGGCCGGTGCGCCGCTGACGGTGGAGATGGCCGAAAGTGCTATTCGCGACCTGGTGCGCACCAGCGAGCCCAAGCGCGTGCGGATCGAAGACATCCAGAAGCTCGTCGCCAATCACTACAACGTGTCGAAGTCCGACATTCTGTCGTCACGCCGCACGGCCACCGTGGTGCGGCCGCGCCAGATCGCCATGTATCTGGCCAAGGTCCTGACCCTGCGCTCGCTGCCGGAGATCGGCCGCCGATTCGGTGGCCGCGATCACACCACAGTGCTGCATGCGGTGCGCAAGATCGAAGCCCTGTCGAAGAGCGACAATCCGCTGTCGGAAGAGCTCGAACTGTTGAAGCGCATGCTGACTGATTAGTGGTCAAAAGCCTTCTGGTCATGACCTTGATGTCATCCCGGACATCTGCGCAGCGAATGATCCGGGAACCAGGGGCAAGGGGTAGAGCCTGAGACGGCTGCTACCTTTTTGCAGGCATAGCCAAACGAACAGCAGCACGTACTTTGCCACTGGATACCGGATCACGCTTAGCGTGTCCGGTATGACACCCGGGGCGTCCTGCTATCGTTCCTTGAAAATCACCGCGACGTCTTAATCCGAGTCCATTCGCGCGTCACGAATCGCTGCAACGTCTGCTCGTAAGGCGCCACGGTGAAGAGGCGGCGCATGGTCGCCTCGTCCGGATAGATCGACTTGTTGTCGGCGATCTCCGGCGCCAGCAGAGCCTTGGCTTTCAAGATGCCGCTGGCGAAATTGGTGACGGTGCTGTTGCGCGCCGCTACATCTGGCCGCAGCAGGAAATTGATGAAGGCATAGGCTTCGTCGACATGCTCGGCATCTTTGGGGATGGCGAGATTGTCCATCGACATCAGCGTGCCCTCCTTCGGGATCACATAGTCGATGACGACACCGTTGCCCGCCTCACGCGCCCGGTTGCGCGCCTGAAAGCTATCGCCAGCCCAGGCGACCGCCATGCAGATGTCGCCGTTGGCGAGGGCATTGATATATTCGGATGAGTGGAATTTACGGATATAGGGCTTGACCTGCATCACGAGGTCGGCAGCCCGTTTGATTTCGTTCTGGTTGCGCGTTTCCGGGTTGAGGCCAAGATAACGCAACGCGATCGACAGAATGTCCTCGGGGCTATCAAGCATATAGACGCCGCAGTCAGCGACCTTCTTGATGTTCTCGGGCTTGAAGATCATGTCCCAGGAATCGATAGGGCGGTCGCCGAGGCGCGCCTTGATCTTCTCCACGTTAAACGCGATGCCGGTGGTAAACCACATATAGTTGACGGAATATTCGTTGCCGGGATCATAGGCCGAGAGGCGCGTGGCGATCTCCGGCCAGATTTCCGAACTGTTTGGCAGTTTCGACCGATCGAGCTTCTGATAGATGCCGGCCTTGATCTGCCGTTGCAGGAAGGTACCCGAGGGCACCACCACGTCATAGCCGCTCTTGCCCGCCAATAGCCGCGTTTCCAAGGTCTCGTTGGAATCATAGGTGTCGTAGACGACCTTGATGCCGGTCTCCTTGGTGAACGCGTCGAGCAGCTTCTGGTCGACATAGTCGGACCAATTGAAGACATTCACCACTTTGGTCTGAGCCAAGGCCGGTGTGGCAAGCGCCAGCAGCGCGACGAAAGACGTAAGGAGTTTCCGCATTTTCTTAGTTTCCCGATAGTCCAAAGGCGGGGGCGGCCTGGCGCAGGCGTTCAAGGGCGCGGTCCTGCGTTTCATCTTTTTTGGCGAAGCAGAAGCGCACGGCGTTGCGATAGACGTTTTCCGCATAGAAAGCGGACACCGGTATCGTCGCCACGCCAAATTCACGCACAAGCTTCTGCGCGAAGGCGACGTCGTCGGAAATGGCGAGTTCACTGATATCGATGGTCACGAAATAGGTGCCCTGGCTCGGGATCACCTTAAAGCCGACATCCTTGAGGCCGGCGGTGAAGCGATCGCGGCTCGCCTGGAAGGTCTGGCGCATGGTGGCGAAATAGGCTTCGTCCTTCATCAGCCCGTGCGCCACGCCAACCTGCAAGCTCGGCGCCGTGGTGAAGGTGATGAACTGATGCGCCTTGGACAGGCCCTTCATCACCGCAGGTGCGGCCGCCACGAGACCGACTTTCCAGCCGGTGAGCGAAAAGATCTTGCCGGCCGAGCCGATCTTGACGGTGCGCTCGCGCATGCCAGGCAGGCTCATCATCGGGATGTGTTGGCGACCGTCAAAAACCAGATGTTCCCAGACCTCGTCGCAGATGGCGATGGCGTTGTAGCGGACGCAGAACTCCGCCAGCAGTTCGAGCTGCGCGCGCTCATAGACAACGCCGCAGGGATTGTGCGGGTTGTTGAAGACCACGGCCTTGGTTTTCGGGCCAAAGACGCGCTCCAGATCGGCGCGCGCCATGGTCCAGGACGGCGGCTGCAGGTTGACGAATTTCGCGACGCCGCCGGCGCGCTGCACGAGCGGCAGGTAGGCGTCATACATCGGCTGGAACAGCACGACTTCATCACCCGGCTCGATCACAGCCATCAGGGCGCCAGCCAAAGCCTCGGTGGCGCCCGACGTCACCATGACCTCCGTGGTTGGATCGAGATCCAGGCCCTGGAAACGGCTGTAATGGGCCGCTATGGCCTGGCGCAGCTCCGGCAGGCCCATCATTGGCGGATATTGGTTCCAGCCGTTAAGGACGGCATCCGCCGCGGCGCGGCGGACGTCCTCGGGGCCGGGGTCGTCGGGAAAACCCTGGCCGAGATTGATCGCATTGAGATCACGGGCGAGCCCGGACATGACGTCGAAAATGGTGGTCGGCAGGTCGGCGAGTGTGGGATTCATTGCGCTTCTAAAACAGTCCTGGACGATGTGGTGGGTTCCTAGCATAGGCACCTGAACAGAAAAGGAAACGGAGCGGATGGCTGCACAATCGACCCTGGCGACCCAGGCGACCCTAGTGCTCGGTGGCGCCCGCTCCGGCAAAAGCCGTTTCGCGCAGCAATTGGCCGATGCGAGCGGCTTGCGGAAGCGGATCATCGTCACGGCCACGGCCGGTGACGCCGAGATGGAGCGCCGCATCGCCCATCACCGGGCCGAGCGCGCGGCGGACTGGACCACCATCGAAGCCCCGCTCGCCCTGCCCGAGGCGATCACTTCAGCCGCCGCGGCCACCCATCTGGTTGTCGTCGACTGTCTGACGCTCTGGCTCGCCAATGTGATGCTGGCCGGACACGACGTGGAAGCCAAGAGCCAGCAATTGACCGCTGCGGTCGCCGCCTGCCCATATCCGCTGGTGTTGGTCAGTAATGAAGTGGGCTTCGGCATCGTGCCCGACACCGAGCTTGGCCGTGCCTTCCGGGATGCCCAGGGGCGTCTCAACCAGATGATGGCGGCGACTTGCGCCAAGGTGGTGCTGGTGGTGGCTGGGCTACCGCTCCAGATCAAGCCGCAGGGGTGAGAGGTCCCTTGTTTGGTACTGTCTTGGATGGCACCCTAGCCGCCAAGCTGCCGGACCGAGCTGCTGTATGAGGAGACGAAATATCCAATGGATCGGCTGAGGGCGCTACGGCTTTTTGTCCAGGTTGTGAAAGCGCGTAATTTTACCGCCGCCTCAAGCCAGCTCAACATCTCCCGCTCCTATCTCAGTCGTGAAATCAGCGCGTTGGAAACGGCGCTCGGCGTTCGCCTGATCAACAGAACAACGCGGCATGTGAGTCCGACGGAAGTTGGCCGCATCTACTATGAACGTTGTGCCAAACTTCTCAATGATCTCGACGAAGCCGATTTTGAGTTGGCCGCCAATCATGGTGAGCCGCGCGGTCACATCCGACTGTTGGCGCCAAAATCTTTCATGGTTTTCGCGCTTCCCGACGCCATCGTCTCTTTTTCGAAAAAATATCCAGACGTTGAGATGACGGTTCTGCCGTTTGATCGCAAAATTGACCTGGTCCAATCCGGCATTGATTTGGCTCTGCGCTTTGGCGACCTGAGTGATTCAACTCTGGTCTGTCGCAATTGGCGGCGTTCAATCTCCAGGTCTGCGCGACGCCGCGCTATCTTGAGCAGCACGGATTGCCGAGAACACCCCAAGATCTGCTCGCCCATAACTGTTTGCGGCACACCATTCATACCAACAATGCGGGATGGGTTTTCCAGTCAGCGGATGGGCCCTTGGAGGTCAAGGTTTCGGGCAGTCTGATCGCCAGCAGCTCAATGTTCTTGCGCGAGTGTATTTTGCGGGATCTCGGTATCGGCGTCGTGCCGAGATATAGCGTTGCCTCGGATATCAAGCAGGGCAGGTTGATCACAATCCTGGACGAATTCCCTGTCGGCCCGCTCCCTCTCTATGGAATATACGCCGGCAACCAGCTGTCCCATCGGGTGCGGTTGTTCATGGATCATCTTGCATCGTGGTTTGGATCTGAGCGACTGGAAGTTTAGCTGCCAGGCTCCCCATTGATTGTCCTTTCGCAGCGCGGCATCCGCAGCGCGCTTATCGTTCGCTGAATGGCTCAAAAGGGAACAACACTGTTTCCAAAAGCCATGCCAAACGCGTTTTTAAAGACGCTAATCTGGGCGAAAGACATCAGGGAGGATTGATATGATCCGCGTCGGTCAAACCAGCGTTCTGGCAGGCCTGCTGACCTTTGGCTTGGCCGCTTCTTCGGCGACTTCCGCCTTGTCTCAAGAGCAGAAGGATTACGCCGGCCGTCAAATCCGTTTCGTATCAACAGGCGGCCCGGGCGGCGCCTTCGATACTTACATGCGGACGCTCATCCCGCCGATGGAAAAATACCTGAACGCCACGCTCCTGCCGACCTACGAACTGCTCGGACTGGCCGCGATCGATCGCGTCGTCAACGCGCCAAAAGATGGCAGCACCATCGTGCTGCTCAGCGGCGAAGGCATGATGACATCCTTCCTTTATAAGATGCCGGGCGTCCGCTACGACCCTCGCAAGATGGAATGGATAGGTCGCGTCGCCGATGAAAAGAAAGTCATCGCCGTTTCTCCCACATCCAGCTTCAATTCCCTCGCTGACCTCGTCGCCTCAAATCGCAAAGTTCTTTGGGGCTCGGTCAACAATTCAGACAGCAATAGCGATGCGACGGCGGTTATGGCCTACGTGACGGATATGCCGGCCAAGATCGTCCTTGGTTATGGCGGCTCCTCGGGCGTCAATTTCGCCCTGGCGAATGGAGAAGTCGATGGCCGCGTGGCTTCCCACGACTCCGCCGCCCTTTTCGTGCGGGCAAAGCAATATAAGGTTCTGGCGACGGTCGGCTTGTCGCGATCAAAAATGTTTCCTGACATTCCGACGATCGCGGAAGTGAGCCCGCTGTCCGATGATAAGAAGTTAATTTTGGAATGGCGCGCCAATATCGCCGATTTGGGACGCGTCATGATCACGACGCCGGGAACGAGGCCCGCACTGTTGTCGCTGTTGCGCAAGGCCCTGGAAAATGCGTTGAATGATCCTTTGGTGGTGGAGCGGCTGAAGGAACAACAATTGGTGCCCGCCTTCGCCAACGCCGAGGAGACCGTCAAGCTGGTCGAAAAATCCCTCACCATGTTGGACGCGCCGCACATGGAACAGGTGCGGAAGATCGCATTGGAGCGATATTATTGAACATGAGAAGGCGGGCGTAATCCCGCCTTCTCCCGAACGCTATTTTTCCGTTCTATTTTTTCTCCGCAGCGGAATAGAATTCTCCCGTTCCCGGCACGAAGCGTTGCGCGGAAACGTCCGTGCGCCCACCGTCCCTTGCGTGTGGCGCATAGGCGGCCACTTGAAGAAGTTCGAGCTCTTCCTCGCCGGCGCTTTCAAACCAATATCGCGAAAAACGCGGCGTCACCGTGCCTTCGTTGGGACCGAACTCGCCAATCAGCACATCATTGGGTCCGTAGAAGCGGACACGTCCCTTGAGCACCATCCAAAACGTATCGACCCGGCTGTGATAGTGAAGATTGTTTTCGCCACCGCCCTTTTTGACAATTTGCACGACGGCCTTGAACAGATCCGTCCGGTGCAGCGCGACGAACCCTTTCCCCGTGCTGACCCCTTCCGGCTTCTCATATCGGAAATTGCCATATCGCTTTTCGGCGTCCAGGTGCTTTGCTTCCAGCTCATCTACACGGGCTTGCTCATCTGCCGGGGCTGGCGCGGTGATGCTCTCAGGGGCCATTTTTCTCTCCCAATTTGCGTGACCAGCCGGCGCGGTCCATTGGCGACAGGCGACGTCGCAAACGCTGGACTTTTGTTTTCTGCGCCAACCAGCGATCCATGAGCAGTCTAGCTGAAACACCTGTTTCCGCTATGCAGCAATCGGTGACATGACTGTTGACTGAGTTGGAACCTCTGTTGGTTGAGGCTGAAGCGCGCTTGTGCCGGCCCGCTCCCTAGCGGTGTTCAACGCGTCTGGGACGGCATTCACCGCACCTTGGCTTTGATCTCCTGCGCCAAACGGGCCGCCAGGGCGGGAATGGCCGGGCCCGGGCAGATGGTGAGCAGATCGGGCACGACCAGGCGGCGCTCAGGCGGATAAAGCCGACGCAAGGCCGGGTGTTCGAGCAGGGCCTCGCCCTGGTCCTCCGGACGGTCGTGCGCCTCGGCCACCATGAGATAATCGGGCCGGGCCGCAACAACCCGCTCAAGATCGACGAAGCCGCTCGCCATGAGGCCGACGTCGCCGGCGGCATTGCGCAGGCCCGCCTTAACGGCGAGATCGCCGGCTAGGCCAGCATGCAGAACATAGCCGCGCCGGTGCAAGATGAGGAAACTGCGCTGCGGCACTTCCCCAGCCAAGGCGGCGAGGGCGCCCGTGCTTTCATCAATGGCCGCCACCAAAGCCGCGCCCCGGTCGGGGTGGCCAAAGCGTGCCGCCAGCGCAGTGATCTCGCGCCGGGTCTCGTCGAGACTGACCCAAGAATCAACGACAGCGAACGGCCGCGCCTTGGCGGCGAGGAAATCCCGGGTGAGGCGATTGTCATAACGGCCCAGAACGACGAGATCGGCCGAGAGGCGAATCAGTTCCTCGGCCGCGCCGGTGTTGCGCGGCAGACCAGCGGCCTGCGCCGCGAGAAAAGAAATCTCCTTGTCGGCGGCAAAGGGACTGAGCGAGACGATCTGATCGCGATCGGCCAGGCTCAGCACAAGCTGATCGGCGCAAAGATTCGCCGATACAATCGAGGGTTGTTGCGACGGTTGTTGCGCCTGCGCCTCATCAGCCATGACGAGCATGGCGACGAGCGCCATGGCCTTCATGCCACACCTGCCAGAGTTACGGCCGGAGCCGGCCTTGCCACCTTGCATTCGCAGAATCGCCTCTGTACGGTCATAATTGTTGGTGCCCCAGCGATGGGGTGAAACGGGAATGCGGTGAGGGAAACCGATGCCGCAGCTGCCCCCGCAACTGTAAGCGATGAGCTGACTTCGCACCATGTCACTGGGTGATCACCCCGGGAAGACGCGAAAGCAGCGACGATCCGCGAGCCAGGAGACCGGCCAACATCTTCGTTTTCTCTCAAGCCGTCGGTGGGATGGCAGGAGGCTATAGTGATGCATCGTTCCCCTGGTAACGCCGCCATTCTGGCTGGCGTTTTTTGTTTATCCGCGCCGGTTCTGTCAAACTCAGCTAGCGCGCAAAATGTCCCGCCAGGGTA from the Beijerinckia sp. 28-YEA-48 genome contains:
- a CDS encoding LysR family transcriptional regulator; amino-acid sequence: MDRLRALRLFVQVVKARNFTAASSQLNISRSYLSREISALETALGVRLINRTTRHVSPTEVGRIYYERCAKLLNDLDEADFELAANHGEPRGHIRLLAPKSFMVFALPDAIVSFSKKYPDVEMTVLPFDRKIDLVQSGIDLALRFGDLSDSTLVCRNWRRSISRSARRRAILSSTDCREHPKICSPITVCGTPFIPTMRDGFSSQRMGPWRSRFRAV
- the dnaA gene encoding chromosomal replication initiator protein DnaA, which codes for MTLNSQPASDHHALRQAGETPPRGETSVAWERVCQRLRSEVGKDIYNSWFARLEFERMNDTTLFCTVPTKFLKSWIQSHYLERLTFAVSAEFPGMTHVLVDVRSSARRPVLVGQPQNAIGLVGDSHNDVSPVRSSGAVAPTVRRIDTAPAEVEVNDAFAGAPLDKHLTFDSFIVGMPNQLAHAAAQKVSRSSRDEPTQFNPLYIYSSVGLGKTHLLQAIAHSASANGQKVIYLTAERFMYSFVAALRTQTAIQFKEKLRGIDTLVIDDVQFLRGKSIPQEFCHTLNALIDARRQVVIAADRPPSDLETIDERTRSRLAGGLCVQMRPFDENLRLKMVESLVATAKTAHPSFNVPESVFKYVANAIQTNGRDLDGAINRLIAHSTLAGAPLTVEMAESAIRDLVRTSEPKRVRIEDIQKLVANHYNVSKSDILSSRRTATVVRPRQIAMYLAKVLTLRSLPEIGRRFGGRDHTTVLHAVRKIEALSKSDNPLSEELELLKRMLTD
- a CDS encoding aminotransferase; protein product: MNPTLADLPTTIFDVMSGLARDLNAINLGQGFPDDPGPEDVRRAAADAVLNGWNQYPPMMGLPELRQAIAAHYSRFQGLDLDPTTEVMVTSGATEALAGALMAVIEPGDEVVLFQPMYDAYLPLVQRAGGVAKFVNLQPPSWTMARADLERVFGPKTKAVVFNNPHNPCGVVYERAQLELLAEFCVRYNAIAICDEVWEHLVFDGRQHIPMMSLPGMRERTVKIGSAGKIFSLTGWKVGLVAAAPAVMKGLSKAHQFITFTTAPSLQVGVAHGLMKDEAYFATMRQTFQASRDRFTAGLKDVGFKVIPSQGTYFVTIDISELAISDDVAFAQKLVREFGVATIPVSAFYAENVYRNAVRFCFAKKDETQDRALERLRQAAPAFGLSGN
- a CDS encoding tripartite tricarboxylate transporter substrate-binding protein; translated protein: MIRVGQTSVLAGLLTFGLAASSATSALSQEQKDYAGRQIRFVSTGGPGGAFDTYMRTLIPPMEKYLNATLLPTYELLGLAAIDRVVNAPKDGSTIVLLSGEGMMTSFLYKMPGVRYDPRKMEWIGRVADEKKVIAVSPTSSFNSLADLVASNRKVLWGSVNNSDSNSDATAVMAYVTDMPAKIVLGYGGSSGVNFALANGEVDGRVASHDSAALFVRAKQYKVLATVGLSRSKMFPDIPTIAEVSPLSDDKKLILEWRANIADLGRVMITTPGTRPALLSLLRKALENALNDPLVVERLKEQQLVPAFANAEETVKLVEKSLTMLDAPHMEQVRKIALERYY
- a CDS encoding polyamine ABC transporter substrate-binding protein, with amino-acid sequence MRKLLTSFVALLALATPALAQTKVVNVFNWSDYVDQKLLDAFTKETGIKVVYDTYDSNETLETRLLAGKSGYDVVVPSGTFLQRQIKAGIYQKLDRSKLPNSSEIWPEIATRLSAYDPGNEYSVNYMWFTTGIAFNVEKIKARLGDRPIDSWDMIFKPENIKKVADCGVYMLDSPEDILSIALRYLGLNPETRNQNEIKRAADLVMQVKPYIRKFHSSEYINALANGDICMAVAWAGDSFQARNRAREAGNGVVIDYVIPKEGTLMSMDNLAIPKDAEHVDEAYAFINFLLRPDVAARNSTVTNFASGILKAKALLAPEIADNKSIYPDEATMRRLFTVAPYEQTLQRFVTREWTRIKTSR
- the cobU gene encoding bifunctional adenosylcobinamide kinase/adenosylcobinamide-phosphate guanylyltransferase, which produces MAAQSTLATQATLVLGGARSGKSRFAQQLADASGLRKRIIVTATAGDAEMERRIAHHRAERAADWTTIEAPLALPEAITSAAAATHLVVVDCLTLWLANVMLAGHDVEAKSQQLTAAVAACPYPLVLVSNEVGFGIVPDTELGRAFRDAQGRLNQMMAATCAKVVLVVAGLPLQIKPQG
- a CDS encoding ABC transporter substrate-binding protein, with amino-acid sequence MQGGKAGSGRNSGRCGMKAMALVAMLVMADEAQAQQPSQQPSIVSANLCADQLVLSLADRDQIVSLSPFAADKEISFLAAQAAGLPRNTGAAEELIRLSADLVVLGRYDNRLTRDFLAAKARPFAVVDSWVSLDETRREITALAARFGHPDRGAALVAAIDESTGALAALAGEVPQRSFLILHRRGYVLHAGLAGDLAVKAGLRNAAGDVGLMASGFVDLERVVAARPDYLMVAEAHDRPEDQGEALLEHPALRRLYPPERRLVVPDLLTICPGPAIPALAARLAQEIKAKVR